A single window of Vibrio sp. SCSIO 43137 DNA harbors:
- the htpG gene encoding molecular chaperone HtpG: MSETTTANKETRGFQSEVKQLLHLMIHSLYSNKEIFLRELISNASDASDKLRFQALSNAELYQGDADLGVKLSFDAEAKTLTVSDNGIGMSRDDVIEHLGTIAKSGTAEFFSKLSEDQSKDSQLIGQFGVGFYSAFIVADAVTVRTRAAGLGADEAVQWHSSGEGEYTIESITKESRGTDIILHMREEGEEFLSEWRLRDVISKYSDHIGIPVSIWTKEKDEEGNEKEEGKWEQINKAQALWTRNKSDISEEEYKEFYKHVSHDFADPLLWSHNRVEGKNDYTSLLYIPAKAPWDMMNRDHKSGLKLYVQRVFIMDDAEQFMPTYLRFVRGLIDSNDLPLNVSREILQDNKVTQSLRNACSKRVLTMLERMAKNDEEKYLSFWKEFGQVLKEGPAEDFSNKEKIAGLMRFASTESDTSEQTVSLASYVERMKEEQDKIFYLTADSYAAAKNSPHLEQFKAKGIEVILMYDRIDEWLMNYLTEFDGKQFQSITKAGLDLSKFEDDADKEKQKETEEEFKSVVERTQTYLGDRVKEVRTTFKLASTPAVVVTDDFEMGTQMAKLLEAAGQDVPEVKYIFEINPEHELVKRMADEADEEAFGRWVELLLGQAMLAERGSMEDPSQFLGAINSLLTKV; this comes from the coding sequence ATGAGCGAGACAACTACAGCAAATAAAGAAACTCGTGGCTTTCAGTCTGAAGTAAAACAACTACTTCACTTAATGATCCACTCACTTTACTCAAACAAAGAAATTTTCCTGCGCGAGCTGATCTCTAACGCATCGGATGCGTCTGATAAGCTGCGTTTTCAGGCTCTGTCTAATGCTGAACTCTATCAGGGTGATGCTGATCTGGGTGTGAAGCTGTCGTTTGATGCAGAAGCGAAAACGCTGACCGTATCCGATAACGGTATTGGTATGAGCCGTGACGATGTTATTGAGCATCTGGGTACTATCGCGAAGTCAGGTACTGCTGAGTTCTTCTCAAAACTATCTGAAGATCAGAGCAAAGATTCACAACTGATTGGTCAGTTTGGTGTTGGTTTCTACTCTGCGTTTATTGTTGCAGACGCAGTAACAGTACGTACCCGTGCTGCTGGTCTGGGTGCCGATGAAGCTGTTCAGTGGCACTCTTCCGGTGAAGGTGAATACACCATTGAGTCCATCACTAAAGAGAGCCGCGGAACTGATATCATTCTTCATATGCGTGAAGAGGGTGAAGAGTTTCTGTCCGAGTGGCGTCTGCGTGATGTCATCAGCAAGTACTCTGACCATATTGGCATTCCTGTTTCCATCTGGACGAAAGAGAAAGATGAAGAAGGCAATGAGAAAGAGGAAGGCAAGTGGGAGCAAATCAACAAGGCTCAGGCTCTGTGGACGCGCAACAAATCTGATATCTCTGAAGAAGAGTATAAAGAGTTCTATAAGCATGTTTCCCATGACTTTGCTGATCCGCTACTTTGGAGCCATAACCGCGTAGAAGGTAAGAACGACTACACCAGTCTGCTTTACATCCCGGCGAAAGCACCATGGGATATGATGAACCGCGATCATAAGAGCGGCCTGAAACTTTACGTTCAGCGCGTATTTATTATGGATGACGCTGAGCAGTTTATGCCTACTTACCTGCGCTTTGTGCGTGGCCTGATAGATTCCAATGATCTGCCACTGAACGTTTCCCGTGAAATTCTTCAGGACAACAAGGTTACTCAGTCTCTACGTAATGCTTGTAGTAAGCGTGTACTTACTATGCTTGAGCGTATGGCTAAGAATGATGAAGAGAAATATCTGTCATTCTGGAAAGAGTTTGGTCAGGTGCTGAAAGAAGGTCCTGCTGAAGATTTCTCAAACAAAGAGAAGATTGCCGGCCTGATGCGTTTTGCATCGACAGAGTCAGACACTTCAGAGCAGACAGTTTCTCTGGCTTCTTATGTTGAGCGCATGAAAGAAGAGCAGGATAAGATTTTCTACCTGACTGCAGACAGCTATGCGGCAGCGAAAAACAGCCCTCACCTTGAGCAGTTTAAGGCAAAAGGCATTGAAGTTATTCTGATGTACGATCGTATTGATGAGTGGCTGATGAACTACCTTACTGAGTTCGATGGTAAGCAGTTCCAGTCAATTACTAAAGCGGGCCTTGATCTGAGCAAGTTTGAAGACGATGCAGATAAAGAGAAGCAGAAAGAGACGGAAGAAGAGTTTAAGTCTGTTGTTGAGCGCACACAAACCTATCTGGGTGACCGTGTGAAAGAGGTTCGTACAACCTTTAAGCTTGCCTCTACCCCTGCCGTTGTTGTGACCGATGATTTCGAAATGGGTACTCAGATGGCTAAGTTGCTGGAAGCGGCTGGTCAGGATGTTCCTGAAGTGAAGTACATCTTCGAGATTAACCCTGAGCATGAGCTTGTGAAGCGTATGGCGGATGAAGCAGATGAAGAAGCATTCGGTCGCTGGGTTGAGCTGTTGCTTGGTCAGGCAATGCTGGCAGAACGTGGCTCAATGGAAGATCCTAGCCAGTTCCTGGGCGCAATTAACTCGCTTTTGACTAAGGTGTAA
- the adk gene encoding adenylate kinase: protein MRIILLGAPGAGKGTQAQFIMEKYGIPQISTGDMLRAAIKAGTELGKKAKSVIDAGQLVSDDIILSLIKERIAQDDCEKGFLLDGFPRTIPQADGLKNMGVAVDYVIEFDVADDVIVERMAGRRAHLPSGRTYHVTFNPPKEEGKDDVTGEPLVVRDDDKEETVRARLGVYHEQTAPLISYYGNEAEQGNTTYLKFDGTKKVAEVSAELEKALS, encoded by the coding sequence ATGCGCATCATTCTTCTGGGTGCTCCGGGTGCAGGTAAAGGCACACAAGCTCAATTCATCATGGAAAAGTACGGTATTCCGCAAATTTCTACTGGTGATATGCTTCGTGCTGCTATCAAAGCAGGAACAGAGTTAGGTAAGAAAGCAAAATCAGTTATTGACGCTGGTCAGCTTGTATCTGATGACATCATCCTGAGTTTGATCAAAGAACGTATTGCTCAAGATGATTGTGAAAAAGGTTTTCTTCTGGACGGTTTCCCACGCACTATCCCACAGGCTGATGGCCTGAAAAACATGGGTGTAGCGGTAGACTACGTAATCGAATTTGATGTTGCAGACGATGTGATTGTAGAGCGTATGGCGGGTCGTCGTGCTCACCTTCCTTCTGGTCGTACTTACCACGTTACTTTTAATCCGCCGAAAGAAGAAGGCAAAGACGACGTAACTGGTGAGCCACTGGTAGTTCGTGATGATGATAAAGAAGAGACAGTACGCGCGCGCCTTGGTGTTTACCATGAGCAAACTGCTCCTCTTATCTCTTACTACGGTAACGAAGCAGAGCAGGGCAACACCACTTACCTGAAGTTTGATGGTACTAAGAAGGTTGCTGAAGTAAGTGCAGAGCTGGAAAAAGCACTTTCTTAA